The sequence CACCGTTAACATTTAATTTATCTTTATTAAATTGAAGTTCACGGTCAACAGCAATTGATTGTGCTGCGAAAGCTTCATTTGCTTCAATTAAATCGATGTCTTCTAGTGATAAAGCTGCTCTTTCTAGAGCCTTTTTCACAGCTGGAACCGGTCCAATCCCCATAATGCTTGGATCTACTCCTGCACTTGCATTAGCTTTGATTGAAACTAGTGGTTTTACCCCTAGTTCATCTGCCTTTTTACGGCTCATTACAACAAATGCTGCTGCTCCGTCATTAATACCAGAAGCATTACCAGCTGTTACAGAACCATCCTTTTTAAATGCAGCACGAAGCTTGCCTAAGCTTTCAGCTGTTGTTCCCGCACGAGGGAATTCGTCCTTATCAAATACAGTTACTTGTCCTTTACGTCCTGGAATTTCAACTGGGATGATTTCATCTGCAAAGCGGTTAGACTCTAGTGCTGCTTGAGCTTTTTGTTGGCTCCATGCAGCAAATTCGTCTTGCTCGTCGCGTGAAATTTCGTATTTTTCAGCTAAGTTTTCAGCTGTTACTCCCATGTGATAATCGTTCATTGCACACCATAATCCATCTTGAATCATGCTGTCGACAACTTTTTGATTGCCCATTTTAAATCCGCTACGTGCTCCTTCTAAAACATAAGAAG is a genomic window of Niallia sp. XMNu-256 containing:
- a CDS encoding acetyl-CoA C-acetyltransferase, which gives rise to MSVNEVVIVSAVRTPIGNFLGSLQNVAATKLGGIVIKGALEKAGVKASDVDEVIMGNVLSAGLGQNPARQAALAAGVPQEASALTINKVCGSGLNAVHLATQAILAGDAEVIVAGGMENMSAASYVLEGARSGFKMGNQKVVDSMIQDGLWCAMNDYHMGVTAENLAEKYEISRDEQDEFAAWSQQKAQAALESNRFADEIIPVEIPGRKGQVTVFDKDEFPRAGTTAESLGKLRAAFKKDGSVTAGNASGINDGAAAFVVMSRKKADELGVKPLVSIKANASAGVDPSIMGIGPVPAVKKALERAALSLEDIDLIEANEAFAAQSIAVDRELQFNKDKLNVNGGAIALGHPIGASGARILVSLIHEMQKRDNQYGLATLCVGGGQGVATIVEKA